From the unidentified bacterial endosymbiont genome, one window contains:
- a CDS encoding ShlB/FhaC/HecB family hemolysin secretion/activation protein, giving the protein MELRFKILSLSLLLVGSCSYAEDDINQLIKQQHNADLSAFKEQKVQRQDVYSSTDRKVFKLDDLPEEENCFRINTLKLENDFLRHKTDQAVKKEILGRCVGSSGVVKITTALQDYYINAGYITTRITLPSQNIASGTLTLNVEAGRIEKVLVEADDVNPWILPFKQEDILNIRDIEQGLENLQQVPNANVKINIEPGTRHGYSTVRISTDRSKNWNLRASYSNWGDKQTGRYLTSVVGYLYNTAQLSDLFYLAGTRSTTGQYESVSGYYALPVGYWNYSVFYSSSTSRQTIPLNYTAVEYVGKSDYLSAKAARTLYRDKTRKVISNAELIRRKSGYKIDGQELVLQKRNMDNIRLGVNYKQQLNNAYWDSTLSWQRFVTWFGAEKTPDMVYGDVSPVSQIFNLESSYSRQLGKRIFSTTFYAQYAPRDLTLQDQMTLGERWNVRGFENSVGLNGNSGYYLQNTLYYPLDSINANYYVGFDIGQIKKDSVYGDEFLAGSAVGLQGNVKNLTWDTSLSAPVKYPGRMDVDKLNVNFNISYQL; this is encoded by the coding sequence ATGGAATTACGATTCAAAATCTTGTCGCTGTCATTATTGTTGGTGGGTTCCTGTAGCTACGCTGAGGATGATATTAATCAGCTTATCAAGCAGCAACATAATGCCGATTTAAGTGCATTTAAAGAACAGAAAGTGCAACGCCAGGATGTCTATTCCAGTACCGATCGAAAAGTTTTCAAACTGGACGACCTGCCAGAAGAGGAAAACTGCTTTAGGATTAATACGCTGAAGCTTGAAAACGATTTTCTGAGGCATAAAACCGACCAGGCAGTTAAAAAGGAGATCCTGGGGCGTTGTGTCGGGAGTAGTGGCGTAGTGAAAATTACTACCGCGTTGCAGGATTATTATATCAATGCTGGATATATCACCACCCGCATTACTCTGCCATCACAAAATATCGCTTCTGGTACTCTGACGCTTAACGTTGAGGCGGGGAGAATCGAAAAAGTCCTTGTTGAGGCCGATGATGTAAACCCGTGGATATTGCCGTTTAAGCAAGAGGATATCCTTAATATTCGCGATATTGAACAGGGGCTGGAGAACCTGCAGCAGGTACCGAACGCCAATGTAAAAATTAATATCGAACCCGGTACCCGGCATGGCTACAGCACGGTGCGCATCTCTACCGATCGCAGCAAAAACTGGAACCTGAGAGCGAGCTACAGTAATTGGGGTGACAAACAGACAGGGCGATACCTGACCTCGGTGGTGGGCTATTTATACAACACGGCGCAACTGAGTGACCTGTTTTATCTGGCCGGAACACGCAGCACAACGGGGCAGTACGAGAGTGTGAGTGGTTACTACGCGCTTCCTGTGGGTTACTGGAACTATTCGGTTTTCTATAGCAGCAGCACGTCACGCCAGACCATTCCGCTTAATTATACCGCCGTGGAGTATGTCGGTAAGAGTGATTACTTGAGCGCAAAAGCCGCGCGTACCTTATACCGGGATAAAACCCGTAAAGTGATCAGTAATGCTGAGCTCATCCGTCGCAAATCCGGGTATAAAATTGACGGTCAGGAACTGGTATTGCAAAAACGCAATATGGATAACATCAGGCTGGGCGTTAACTATAAACAGCAACTGAATAACGCTTACTGGGATTCAACATTGTCATGGCAGCGTTTTGTCACCTGGTTTGGTGCTGAAAAAACACCGGATATGGTGTATGGCGATGTCAGCCCGGTGAGCCAGATTTTTAATCTGGAGAGCAGTTATTCGCGCCAGCTTGGAAAGCGTATTTTTAGCACGACTTTTTATGCTCAATACGCGCCGCGAGATCTCACATTACAGGATCAAATGACCCTGGGAGAGCGCTGGAACGTGCGTGGGTTTGAAAATAGCGTTGGCCTGAACGGGAACAGCGGTTATTACCTGCAAAATACGCTCTATTATCCGCTGGATAGTATTAATGCCAATTATTATGTTGGGTTCGACATCGGGCAGATAAAAAAGGACAGCGTATATGGCGATGAGTTTCTCGCCGGATCCGCGGTGGGGTTACAGGGCAATGTAAAAAATCTGACCTGGGATACCTCCCTGTCCGCACCCGTTAAATATCCGGGCCGCATGGATGTCGATAAGCTTAACGTTAACTTCAATATTTCATATCAGCTATAA
- a CDS encoding beta-ketoacyl-[acyl-carrier-protein] synthase family protein encodes MKTNRKRVVITGMGILSSLADNLQDFKDALVNKRNGVANSKRFSTWFENARAAEVLHEVDYSELPDEVIDSLDNAALWAWKVGKDALRQAGLVDNKANLKETGLIVGVSSAGTEAFLPLFEQRLGDFSLRKALFSGGFSSCCSSVSTLLGLQGGVELVATACTASPNAVGMAFDYIQNGKNKTMLAVGTEPIYLPTFAGFYALNVMHPQACTPFSGQSGMSIGEGAGALVLEDYDHAVARGATIYGEILSYATSCDAFHETGPDPRASGAVQVMLKAMENAGITPDQIDYVNAHGTGTEANDRIETLAMKKVFAGHAMPPVSSTKSYFGHNIGAAGIVELIACLVTLPDNRILPTLNFTTARPNCDLDYVPNTFREQKINIFMKNNYAFGGNNCSMIVSMEPCSVPVSSFEQKRVAITGTGAVSAIGHTINEILDGVWKRNHSVALGDVTFPQDTLEEAKALLTVLEETHQFESLFGDAFSLDSAARPEDNAQFKTFQVTDLEPRKHLRRFDPRKATRGGTFALIALCEALEQAKRKIKRDGDALGLVMGMSSGPQETTYKYLQSLKPDPRKVRTSEFPGSLMNAIPTFCGISEGIKGYTTTLATGENAALGALTYGYEIVRQNLQPQVLVGGADEYFPSMSMYMNAVTQKLHMTSRADDYQIYGKASKGYVPGEGACMLLLEDPQRAQARGAEVLAEVAGYGKACSNSYFDASMHAEKSSSMALAIARALADAGIEAQDIDLVCGTSNGSADCSRIEIDAIYATFAGEKPDVPVVNYNACFGFVASCAGLLNLMVIIDCFKKQAVPAIPHTLAFFDSRINFVREPLQLALRHVLLVGATEGGNYYAFVIKG; translated from the coding sequence ATGAAAACAAACAGGAAACGCGTAGTTATTACCGGAATGGGCATTTTATCTTCTCTGGCTGATAACCTTCAGGATTTTAAAGACGCTTTAGTGAATAAGCGAAACGGTGTAGCTAACAGTAAACGCTTTTCAACATGGTTTGAGAATGCCAGAGCGGCTGAAGTACTGCACGAGGTAGATTATTCAGAACTCCCGGACGAGGTGATTGACTCACTCGATAATGCGGCGCTGTGGGCCTGGAAAGTGGGCAAAGATGCGTTACGCCAGGCGGGCCTGGTCGATAACAAGGCCAACCTCAAAGAGACCGGCCTGATTGTTGGCGTCTCTTCTGCCGGTACAGAGGCCTTTTTACCGCTGTTTGAGCAACGCCTCGGCGATTTTTCCCTGCGTAAAGCGCTGTTTTCAGGTGGCTTTTCCTCCTGCTGTTCCAGCGTTTCGACCTTGCTGGGGTTGCAGGGCGGCGTCGAGCTGGTCGCCACCGCCTGTACCGCCAGCCCAAATGCGGTTGGCATGGCTTTTGACTACATCCAGAACGGCAAAAACAAAACGATGCTGGCGGTCGGCACAGAACCTATCTACCTGCCGACCTTCGCCGGATTTTACGCGCTGAATGTTATGCACCCGCAGGCCTGTACGCCGTTTTCGGGCCAGTCCGGTATGTCGATTGGCGAAGGCGCGGGCGCGCTGGTGCTGGAGGACTATGATCACGCCGTGGCGCGTGGCGCGACCATTTACGGCGAAATCCTCTCTTATGCCACATCCTGCGATGCCTTCCATGAGACCGGGCCAGACCCGCGCGCCAGCGGTGCCGTGCAGGTGATGCTAAAAGCCATGGAAAACGCGGGTATCACCCCGGATCAGATTGACTACGTGAATGCCCACGGGACCGGGACCGAAGCCAACGACCGTATCGAAACGCTGGCGATGAAAAAAGTCTTTGCGGGCCACGCGATGCCGCCGGTGAGCTCGACCAAATCCTACTTTGGTCACAACATCGGCGCCGCAGGCATTGTCGAGCTCATCGCCTGTCTGGTGACACTGCCTGACAACCGCATTTTGCCGACCCTGAACTTCACTACTGCTCGTCCTAACTGCGATCTGGACTATGTGCCTAATACGTTCCGCGAGCAGAAGATTAATATCTTCATGAAGAACAACTACGCTTTCGGCGGGAATAACTGCAGCATGATCGTGAGTATGGAGCCTTGTTCCGTACCGGTCAGCAGTTTTGAGCAGAAACGCGTCGCCATTACCGGGACCGGCGCGGTTTCTGCTATAGGACACACCATCAATGAGATTCTGGATGGTGTCTGGAAGCGCAATCATAGCGTGGCTTTGGGTGACGTCACCTTCCCGCAGGACACCCTCGAGGAGGCGAAAGCGCTGCTGACGGTTCTGGAAGAGACCCATCAGTTTGAATCGCTGTTCGGCGATGCCTTCAGCCTCGATTCCGCTGCACGCCCGGAAGATAACGCACAGTTTAAAACCTTCCAGGTGACCGACCTCGAGCCACGCAAACACCTGCGCCGTTTCGACCCGCGTAAAGCGACCCGTGGCGGCACCTTTGCCTTAATAGCCCTTTGTGAGGCGCTGGAACAGGCGAAGCGCAAAATCAAGCGTGATGGCGACGCGCTGGGCCTGGTGATGGGGATGTCCAGCGGCCCGCAGGAGACCACCTACAAATACCTACAAAGCCTGAAGCCCGATCCGCGCAAGGTCAGGACCTCAGAATTTCCTGGCTCGCTGATGAACGCGATCCCCACCTTCTGCGGAATTTCCGAAGGGATCAAGGGCTACACCACCACGCTTGCCACCGGCGAGAACGCGGCGTTGGGGGCATTGACCTACGGCTACGAAATTGTGCGCCAAAACCTGCAGCCGCAGGTGCTGGTGGGCGGCGCGGATGAGTATTTCCCGTCGATGTCGATGTATATGAACGCGGTGACGCAAAAACTGCACATGACTTCCCGGGCGGATGATTATCAGATCTACGGCAAGGCGTCGAAAGGCTACGTACCGGGTGAAGGCGCCTGCATGCTGCTGCTGGAAGATCCGCAGCGCGCGCAAGCGCGCGGGGCGGAGGTGCTGGCGGAGGTCGCCGGGTACGGTAAAGCCTGCAGTAATAGCTACTTTGATGCATCAATGCACGCTGAAAAATCGTCATCGATGGCACTCGCTATTGCCCGCGCGCTGGCCGATGCCGGTATTGAGGCGCAGGACATTGACCTTGTGTGCGGCACCAGCAACGGCAGCGCCGACTGCTCGCGCATTGAAATCGATGCTATCTACGCAACCTTTGCCGGGGAAAAACCAGATGTGCCTGTCGTGAACTATAACGCCTGCTTTGGTTTTGTCGCATCCTGCGCGGGTTTGCTGAATCTGATGGTCATTATTGACTGCTTTAAAAAGCAAGCTGTTCCCGCTATTCCGCATACCCTGGCGTTCTTTGATTCACGCATCAACTTTGTGCGTGAACCGCTGCAACTGGCGCTCAGACACGTATTACTCGTAGGGGCGACGGAAGGTGGGAATTATTACGCGTTTGTGATTAAAGGATAA
- a CDS encoding acyl carrier protein, which produces MSTMKETIQQRREVLRTIKQEIIQRLNIQREESQIDDDTALFGNGLKLDSVDATEIVVMLDKVFGIKVGESDDPSYMRSINSLATFILQKLNA; this is translated from the coding sequence ATGTCAACAATGAAAGAAACGATTCAACAACGCAGGGAAGTGCTGCGTACCATCAAACAGGAAATTATCCAGCGTTTAAATATCCAGCGTGAGGAGTCACAGATTGACGATGACACTGCGCTGTTTGGCAACGGGTTAAAACTCGATTCCGTCGACGCCACTGAAATTGTGGTGATGTTGGATAAAGTGTTCGGCATTAAAGTCGGTGAAAGCGATGACCCTTCTTATATGAGAAGTATCAACAGCCTTGCCACCTTTATTCTTCAAAAACTGAATGCCTAA
- the acpS gene encoding holo-ACP synthase, whose protein sequence is MRIGTDIVEVTRINRAIDNGKIDFLSRVYSGQELIKINLDDPNVERAAGFWAAKEAAVKALGCGFRHGITFHDVEVTHDDYGCPQFNFSERIKGLLMEKGLANHSLTISHCQTHAIAIVILY, encoded by the coding sequence ATGCGCATCGGTACGGATATCGTTGAGGTAACGCGAATTAATCGGGCGATAGATAACGGAAAAATTGATTTTTTGTCCCGGGTCTATAGCGGACAAGAATTGATAAAGATAAACCTTGATGACCCAAACGTTGAACGTGCGGCCGGTTTCTGGGCGGCAAAAGAGGCGGCGGTAAAGGCCCTCGGGTGTGGTTTTCGCCATGGTATTACTTTTCATGATGTCGAAGTGACGCACGACGATTACGGTTGCCCACAGTTTAATTTCAGCGAACGGATAAAAGGTTTGCTAATGGAAAAAGGGCTCGCTAACCACTCGCTGACTATTTCACATTGCCAGACTCATGCGATAGCGATTGTCATCCTTTATTAA
- a CDS encoding SDR family NAD(P)-dependent oxidoreductase: MYQYNDLKQKSVLVTGASGDIGLAICATFLEQACDVYALYKSNAAPLAELKAHHPAGGKLSLIPCDLADPQDVVALCAHLTEKAGKLDVLVNNAGVVKDSLFASMTFADFSQVMDINMLSTFRLTKEALMLLRSAESPAIINVASIAALIPSTGQANYSASKGALLGFTRTLAAELAVYGIRVNAVAPGMIESKMVKKVSRTVVRSVTNTIPLRRLGKCEEVANAIVYLSSSASSYIVGQTIVIDGGLVMR, from the coding sequence ATGTATCAATATAACGACCTTAAGCAAAAATCGGTTCTGGTGACCGGCGCCAGCGGGGATATTGGCCTGGCGATCTGCGCGACGTTTCTGGAGCAGGCGTGTGATGTCTATGCCCTGTACAAATCCAATGCCGCGCCCTTAGCCGAGTTAAAAGCGCACCATCCGGCAGGGGGCAAACTTTCGCTCATCCCGTGCGATCTTGCCGATCCGCAGGACGTTGTTGCGCTCTGTGCGCATCTGACAGAAAAAGCCGGAAAGCTCGACGTTCTGGTGAATAACGCCGGAGTGGTAAAAGATAGCCTGTTTGCCTCGATGACCTTCGCGGATTTTAGCCAGGTGATGGATATCAACATGCTCAGCACCTTCCGCCTGACTAAAGAGGCGCTGATGCTGCTTCGCTCAGCCGAAAGCCCGGCGATTATAAATGTCGCCTCCATTGCTGCCCTTATTCCGAGCACAGGACAGGCGAATTACAGTGCTTCTAAAGGCGCGCTCCTCGGTTTTACCCGCACGCTGGCTGCAGAACTCGCCGTATACGGTATTCGCGTGAACGCCGTTGCGCCGGGAATGATTGAATCAAAAATGGTAAAGAAAGTGTCCCGTACAGTGGTGCGCAGTGTCACTAACACCATTCCGCTGCGTCGCCTGGGCAAATGCGAGGAAGTGGCGAACGCCATCGTTTATTTAAGCTCTTCTGCTTCCAGCTATATCGTCGGTCAAACCATCGTTATCGATGGCGGCCTGGTTATGCGGTGA
- a CDS encoding aminomethyltransferase family protein produces MTSLYDLHLQHNAVMRVYNNHSVPSAYHDPMVEYKAVRENALLVDYSHMSIISVMGDDAWALVNYLVSADVSIIRDEQAIYSLVLNEDGTIRGDVYVLCSSEGYYILSENLSADELMANLTALLEKADELDIQEHPEISDMREQRWGAILLEGPYAWELMAEIHGFDVIGLPYHEYMNIDDELMVLRCGKHGEFAYMVIGDEEKLLEQWQQLQRLGGKYHLQTGGLDYQKIVRIENPGWDASLLASYSLNPVELQMQWAVQYDKEGFVGQEAVQALSQQAGMRKLIGMIAEQPCSGIAAGDSVLVDGQVIGSVVNAVFSPALQCFVALALLESDYAWSDIAGYTLQTDTETVVARTKSMPFIYNLSMLVNPTEHSFVDASKAKSAL; encoded by the coding sequence ATGACGTCTTTGTACGATCTGCATTTGCAGCACAACGCGGTGATGCGTGTTTATAACAATCACTCTGTACCCTCAGCCTATCATGACCCGATGGTAGAATATAAAGCCGTACGCGAAAACGCACTGCTCGTGGATTATTCACATATGTCCATTATTAGCGTGATGGGTGATGATGCCTGGGCCCTGGTGAATTATCTGGTCTCTGCCGATGTCTCTATTATTCGTGACGAACAGGCGATCTACTCGCTGGTTCTGAATGAAGACGGCACCATTCGCGGTGATGTCTACGTCCTCTGTTCTTCCGAGGGGTATTACATCCTGTCGGAGAACCTTTCCGCCGATGAGCTGATGGCTAACCTGACGGCGCTGCTGGAGAAAGCAGACGAACTCGATATTCAGGAACACCCTGAAATCAGCGACATGCGAGAACAACGCTGGGGGGCCATTCTGCTCGAAGGTCCGTACGCCTGGGAGCTGATGGCGGAAATTCACGGCTTCGATGTGATTGGCCTGCCTTATCACGAGTACATGAATATCGATGATGAACTGATGGTGCTCCGCTGCGGTAAACACGGTGAATTTGCCTATATGGTTATCGGCGATGAAGAGAAATTGCTTGAACAGTGGCAGCAGTTGCAGCGCTTAGGCGGTAAATATCATCTGCAGACCGGCGGTCTGGACTATCAGAAAATAGTGCGTATCGAGAACCCGGGCTGGGATGCGAGCCTGCTCGCCAGTTACAGCCTCAACCCTGTAGAACTGCAGATGCAGTGGGCCGTTCAGTACGATAAAGAAGGGTTTGTTGGTCAGGAGGCAGTGCAGGCGCTGTCGCAACAAGCCGGTATGCGTAAGTTGATTGGCATGATTGCCGAACAACCGTGTTCAGGAATCGCGGCAGGCGACAGCGTGCTGGTTGACGGCCAGGTCATCGGAAGCGTGGTGAATGCCGTCTTCTCCCCGGCGCTACAGTGCTTTGTTGCCCTGGCGCTGCTGGAAAGCGACTATGCCTGGTCTGATATTGCGGGTTATACCCTTCAAACCGATACCGAAACGGTGGTCGCGAGAACCAAGAGTATGCCGTTTATTTATAACCTGAGCATGCTGGTTAATCCAACTGAACACAGTTTTGTTGATGCGTCAAAAGCGAAAAGCGCATTGTAA
- a CDS encoding two-partner secretion domain-containing protein has protein sequence MNSKKNSTSRFEMKWHPVAAAVLLALPIVTQAADISMKNGVVGAANNVPVININTANDKGLSHNVYDKLNVDKNGLIFNNSATGANTTLGGNIQGNSNLASGTAKVILNEVTSKNTTAINGMMEIAGDKADLIIANPNGITVNGGGTINAGKLTLTTGTPDIQNGEVAGYSVKGGSITLGQLNTTSPTEILARNVVVNDKVTAGELNVVAGNNYVNSAGQVTGTVTATGSRNTNSIDVAALGGMYAKKINLVSTENGVGVRNLGLISAGVDGVNIDSKGQLLNSNARIETSGQINIKTNGALNNTTGAIASTGSIALDTNKNNLVNTRAGNISTSGDLYINSGAIDNTNGKLASAGTLAVDTNNATLTNSGKGTTVGIEAGIVALKTGTLNNRNGQIKGGYVGLESSVINNNSGLVDSLGNVDVVSAGNVDNTKGLLRSAGGYTKISAKGTLNNGTTKTADTSSNDSLGIIAEKGVQIAANSINNNGGQMASNGDISLESNGAIDNYAGKLNSSAKVIAKGSSLRNDNGGLSGKGGISVSTTGNITNYIGVFSSEEGDVALGANAVNNYGGFMMGQNIDINANAEVNNNTAMIVANKTLTVNAKNNIDNRNGNNFGSAFGLYFGMPQQTGGMIGKEGVSLTGNHIYNNTSRIIAENGPLTLQAKGNIDNTRALLVSGADTRLKSGGVFYNNYATTYAAGNLNIDSVSLENYSSGTLIDNNATGIIATDKDLVLNVNNNVNNYGWISSLGDATVNILKGVFYNRNTLAAEKSLTLSALNGVENFKDISAAGGDLTITTQRHVTNNSNSNMVGDNVTITAVNDINNRGNIVGQSDLIVKTNGNLNNNLTMRGEADVSISANSINNNNATLKANGDMTLATTANVSNNRGNITAVTGDLSLVSAKGNLDNTWGMLTSGANAIINAAGVFYNNYATTWSAGNLDITAGTLYNASNGSMANNTATGVIASDKNLTLNVDNSFTNYGWISSKDALNINVQKGVLYNRNTLSADNALAINALNGVENFQDIVAGTRLNIDTQKHVTNNTKSNILAQNIVINAVKDINNRGNIVGDYTLTAKTSGNLYNYLNMLSYGVAAVTANNVTNSGKDAVLGGLTGMELNANKVTNTGTVVGI, from the coding sequence ATGAATAGTAAAAAAAATAGCACTTCGCGCTTCGAAATGAAGTGGCATCCGGTTGCGGCTGCGGTTCTGTTAGCGCTGCCCATCGTTACGCAGGCCGCTGACATCAGTATGAAAAATGGTGTTGTCGGCGCCGCGAACAACGTACCGGTTATTAATATCAATACCGCCAACGATAAAGGTCTTTCCCATAACGTTTACGATAAGCTCAACGTTGATAAGAATGGCCTGATCTTTAATAACAGCGCGACCGGCGCGAACACTACGCTTGGCGGTAACATTCAAGGTAACAGCAACCTGGCCTCCGGCACGGCGAAAGTCATTCTTAACGAAGTGACCTCTAAAAATACTACCGCCATCAACGGGATGATGGAGATTGCAGGCGATAAAGCTGATTTGATTATCGCCAACCCTAACGGCATCACGGTGAACGGCGGAGGGACGATTAACGCCGGAAAACTGACGCTGACGACCGGTACGCCCGACATTCAAAACGGCGAAGTGGCAGGCTACTCCGTTAAAGGCGGCAGCATCACGCTGGGCCAATTGAACACCACCAGCCCGACCGAGATTCTGGCGCGTAACGTGGTGGTCAACGACAAGGTGACGGCTGGCGAACTGAACGTGGTGGCGGGCAATAACTACGTTAACTCCGCAGGCCAGGTGACGGGTACCGTTACTGCAACGGGTTCACGCAATACCAACAGCATTGACGTGGCCGCCCTTGGCGGTATGTACGCGAAAAAAATCAACCTTGTCAGTACTGAAAACGGCGTTGGCGTGCGCAACCTGGGCCTGATTTCGGCTGGTGTGGACGGGGTGAACATTGACTCGAAGGGCCAGTTGCTGAACAGCAACGCGCGCATTGAAACCTCTGGTCAGATAAATATTAAGACCAACGGCGCACTTAACAACACCACGGGGGCCATTGCTTCCACAGGGTCTATTGCACTGGATACCAACAAAAATAATCTGGTGAATACCCGCGCGGGCAATATTTCCACCTCCGGCGATCTATACATCAACAGCGGTGCTATTGATAACACCAACGGTAAACTGGCCTCTGCTGGCACGCTGGCGGTTGATACCAATAACGCTACTCTGACCAACTCAGGAAAAGGGACCACCGTCGGTATCGAAGCGGGTATCGTGGCGTTGAAAACCGGCACCCTGAATAACCGCAACGGTCAAATCAAAGGTGGCTATGTCGGCCTGGAGTCTAGCGTCATTAACAACAACAGCGGGTTAGTTGATTCTCTCGGTAATGTGGATGTCGTCAGTGCCGGGAACGTCGATAACACCAAAGGCTTGCTCCGTTCTGCCGGGGGTTACACCAAAATTTCCGCTAAAGGAACCCTGAACAACGGTACGACCAAAACGGCGGATACGTCCAGCAATGACTCTTTAGGGATTATTGCCGAGAAGGGCGTGCAGATTGCGGCGAATAGCATCAATAACAACGGTGGGCAGATGGCGTCGAATGGCGATATCTCCCTGGAAAGTAACGGTGCCATTGATAACTACGCGGGTAAGCTGAACTCGTCTGCCAAAGTGATTGCGAAAGGGAGTTCCCTGCGTAACGACAACGGCGGCCTCTCGGGTAAAGGCGGTATCAGCGTATCGACGACGGGCAATATCACCAACTACATTGGTGTTTTCAGCTCTGAAGAGGGTGACGTCGCGTTGGGAGCCAATGCCGTAAATAATTACGGTGGCTTTATGATGGGGCAGAATATTGATATCAACGCCAACGCTGAGGTGAATAATAACACCGCGATGATCGTGGCGAATAAAACCCTGACCGTCAATGCCAAAAACAACATTGATAACCGTAACGGTAATAACTTCGGTAGCGCATTTGGCCTCTACTTCGGCATGCCTCAGCAGACGGGGGGAATGATCGGTAAAGAGGGGGTTTCCCTTACCGGGAACCACATCTATAACAATACCAGCCGCATTATTGCCGAGAATGGCCCGCTGACTCTGCAGGCCAAAGGGAATATTGATAATACCCGCGCATTACTGGTGAGTGGGGCAGATACTCGCCTCAAATCCGGTGGCGTGTTCTATAATAACTACGCGACAACCTATGCTGCGGGCAACCTGAATATTGATTCCGTTTCGCTGGAGAACTATAGCAGTGGCACGTTAATTGATAACAACGCGACGGGTATTATTGCCACAGACAAAGATCTGGTTCTGAATGTTAATAACAACGTCAATAACTACGGCTGGATCAGTAGCCTGGGCGATGCGACAGTTAACATTCTTAAAGGCGTGTTCTATAACCGTAATACGCTGGCTGCCGAAAAATCGTTGACTCTCAGCGCGCTGAATGGCGTGGAAAACTTCAAAGATATCTCTGCGGCCGGAGGCGATCTTACGATTACCACCCAGCGCCATGTCACCAACAACAGTAACAGTAATATGGTGGGGGATAACGTCACCATCACTGCGGTTAATGACATTAATAACCGGGGTAATATTGTAGGCCAATCAGACCTGATCGTGAAAACGAACGGTAATCTGAATAATAACCTCACCATGAGGGGCGAGGCCGATGTCTCCATCAGCGCCAACAGCATTAACAACAATAATGCGACCCTTAAAGCGAACGGCGATATGACGCTGGCGACGACCGCAAACGTTAGTAACAACCGCGGAAATATCACCGCCGTAACGGGCGATCTCAGCCTTGTCTCAGCGAAAGGCAATCTGGATAATACCTGGGGAATGTTGACCAGCGGTGCCAATGCGATCATCAACGCTGCCGGTGTGTTTTACAACAACTATGCCACGACCTGGAGCGCGGGTAACCTGGACATCACGGCAGGTACGCTCTACAACGCCAGCAATGGGAGCATGGCAAATAACACCGCGACGGGGGTAATTGCATCAGATAAGAACCTGACGCTGAATGTGGATAACAGCTTCACCAACTATGGCTGGATCAGCAGCAAAGACGCGCTGAATATCAATGTTCAGAAAGGTGTGCTCTATAACCGTAATACGCTCTCTGCAGACAATGCGCTGGCAATTAATGCTCTCAATGGGGTTGAAAACTTCCAGGACATTGTTGCGGGAACACGCCTTAACATCGATACGCAAAAACATGTCACCAACAACACGAAAAGCAATATTCTTGCGCAGAATATCGTGATTAATGCTGTTAAAGACATTAATAACCGCGGCAATATTGTGGGTGATTATACCCTGACGGCAAAAACGTCCGGCAATCTCTATAACTACCTCAACATGCTCAGCTATGGCGTGGCGGCCGTCACGGCGAATAACGTGACCAATAGCGGCAAAGACGCGGTATTAGGTGGGTTAACGGGCATGGAATTAAACGCCAATAAAGTCACCAATACCGGGACAGTTGTCGGTATTTAA
- a CDS encoding 3-hydroxyacyl-ACP dehydratase FabZ family protein: MSKYVIPSKIFLEMGGWRQPLLMVDRIDDFKYGEHGFVKVTKHIAYNEPYLQGHFPDDPIMPGVIIAEIFGQASEYLSFLTDICDIYQARFNDALTSLRDIHAHIATDEMLAIIRARRAQVRGVLAAQNLKFKDIAYPGDSLEVTSKLAFSDANGFKHYSVSAHVGKRLISHGTIINYRETTHPL; the protein is encoded by the coding sequence ATGTCCAAATACGTTATTCCCTCAAAGATCTTTCTGGAAATGGGCGGCTGGCGTCAGCCTCTGTTGATGGTCGATCGTATTGACGATTTTAAATACGGCGAGCATGGTTTTGTGAAGGTGACGAAACACATCGCCTATAACGAGCCTTACCTGCAAGGGCATTTCCCTGACGACCCGATTATGCCAGGGGTCATTATTGCCGAAATATTTGGTCAGGCCAGCGAGTATCTCTCATTTCTAACCGATATTTGCGATATCTATCAGGCCCGGTTTAACGACGCGCTGACGTCGCTGCGCGACATTCATGCCCATATTGCGACGGACGAGATGCTGGCGATTATTCGTGCGCGGCGTGCCCAGGTACGCGGCGTGCTGGCAGCGCAAAACCTGAAGTTTAAGGATATCGCGTACCCTGGTGACTCCCTGGAAGTCACGAGCAAGTTAGCCTTTTCTGATGCCAACGGCTTCAAACACTATTCCGTATCGGCGCACGTAGGCAAAAGGCTGATAAGCCACGGCACCATTATTAATTACCGTGAAACAACACACCCTCTGTGA